In Halopseudomonas nanhaiensis, a single window of DNA contains:
- a CDS encoding acyl-CoA dehydrogenase produces MSQKIINTDDLAFLLYEMLDIERFTQFPRYEDHSRDTFDAAIELALKVGAETFAPHNHICDADEPRFENGKVVIRKEVSEALAILRDTGLMAASQDYERGGMQLPSVVAQTCIGLIKGANVSTQAYAGLTIAACNLIMAHGTDEYKRRFAEPMAAGRFFGTMCLTEPHAGSSLGDIKTRAVPQDDGTYRISGNKIFISAGDHELSENIVHLVLAKLPDAPAGVKGISLFIVPKFLVNEDGSLGERNDVTLAGLIHKMGYRGTTSTMLNFGEKDGAVGYLVGEANMGLAQMFHMMNEARIGVGLGSVMLGYTGYLHALDYARDRRQGRPLKERNPETPMIQLVEHADVRRMLLAQKAFVEGGLSLCLYAATLIDEKKHSDDPLVREEAAGLLDLLTPIVKSWPSQFCLEANSLAIQVHGGYGYTREYPVEQFYRDNRLNPIHEGTHGIQGQDLLGRKVSMGNGRFYQSLLKQIRQTLTECGSKSELRASSELLEQALATLEGVTEALQAVKKDNPDRALANAYLYMECFGHVVVGWLWLRQAQTALRGLENAGERPKAFYQGKIKACEYFVRYELPKPLALANVLRDADRTTLDMPDECF; encoded by the coding sequence GTGTCCCAAAAAATCATAAACACCGACGATCTGGCATTTCTGTTGTACGAGATGCTCGATATCGAACGCTTTACCCAGTTTCCCCGGTATGAAGACCACAGCCGTGACACCTTCGACGCCGCCATCGAGCTGGCACTGAAGGTCGGCGCCGAGACATTCGCCCCGCACAACCATATCTGTGACGCGGACGAGCCACGCTTCGAAAATGGCAAGGTCGTCATACGCAAGGAAGTCAGCGAAGCACTGGCGATCCTGCGCGACACCGGGCTGATGGCTGCCTCGCAGGACTATGAGCGCGGCGGCATGCAGTTGCCGTCGGTCGTGGCGCAGACGTGTATCGGCCTGATCAAGGGCGCCAACGTCAGCACCCAGGCGTATGCCGGTCTGACCATCGCTGCCTGCAACCTGATCATGGCCCATGGCACCGACGAGTATAAGCGCCGCTTTGCCGAGCCCATGGCCGCCGGCCGCTTCTTCGGCACAATGTGCCTGACCGAGCCGCACGCCGGCTCCTCGCTGGGTGACATCAAGACCCGTGCCGTCCCGCAGGACGATGGCACCTACCGCATCAGCGGCAACAAGATCTTCATCTCTGCAGGCGATCACGAGCTCAGCGAGAATATCGTGCACCTGGTGCTGGCCAAGCTGCCGGACGCACCGGCGGGCGTGAAGGGCATTTCGCTGTTCATTGTGCCCAAGTTCCTGGTCAACGAAGACGGCAGCCTGGGCGAGCGCAACGACGTGACACTGGCCGGCCTCATTCACAAGATGGGCTATCGCGGCACCACCTCGACCATGCTCAACTTCGGCGAGAAGGATGGCGCCGTGGGCTATCTGGTCGGCGAGGCCAACATGGGCCTGGCGCAGATGTTCCATATGATGAACGAGGCGCGCATCGGCGTCGGCCTGGGTTCGGTCATGCTCGGTTACACCGGCTACCTGCATGCGCTGGACTATGCGCGCGATCGTCGTCAAGGTCGTCCGCTCAAGGAGCGCAATCCGGAAACGCCGATGATTCAGCTGGTCGAACATGCCGACGTGCGTCGCATGTTGCTGGCGCAGAAGGCCTTCGTCGAAGGCGGGCTGTCGCTGTGTCTGTATGCCGCGACACTGATCGACGAGAAGAAGCACTCTGACGATCCGCTGGTCCGCGAAGAAGCGGCCGGGCTGCTCGATCTGCTGACGCCGATCGTCAAGTCCTGGCCATCGCAGTTCTGCCTGGAAGCCAACAGCCTGGCGATCCAGGTGCATGGCGGTTATGGCTATACGCGCGAGTATCCGGTGGAGCAGTTCTACCGCGACAACCGGCTCAATCCGATCCACGAGGGCACTCACGGTATCCAGGGTCAGGATCTGCTCGGCCGCAAGGTCAGCATGGGCAACGGCCGGTTCTACCAGTCACTGCTCAAACAGATCCGCCAGACGCTGACCGAATGCGGGTCGAAGAGTGAGCTGCGGGCCTCAAGCGAGCTGCTCGAGCAGGCACTGGCGACGCTGGAAGGCGTCACCGAGGCGCTGCAGGCGGTCAAAAAGGACAACCCGGACCGCGCGCTGGCCAACGCCTACCTGTACATGGAGTGCTTCGGTCACGTCGTGGTCGGCTGGCTCTGGCTGCGCCAGGCACAGACCGCGCTGCGCGGCCTGGAGAACGCCGGCGAGCGTCCCAAGGCGTTCTACCAGGGCAAGATCAAGGCGTGCGAGTACTTCGTCCGTTACGAGCTGCCCAAGCCGCTGGCCCTGGCCAATGTGTTGCGCGATGCCGACCGCACCACGCTAGACATGCCGGACGAGTGCTTCTGA
- the alkB gene encoding DNA oxidative demethylase AlkB — protein sequence MSTFDLFDGLDDRSPERIADGAWVLPGFALPRARELLRAIEQISQAAPFRHQTTPGGYRMSAAMTSCGGLGWVTDRSGYRYSETDPVTGLHWPALPDAFLRLAIEAAEAAGYPAFVPQGCLINRYETGARMSLHQDKDEERLEAPIVSVSLGAPMTFLFGGPNRTDPTARYRLEHGDVVVWGGASRLFFHGVAPLGKRAEHPLTGPVRYNLTFRRVR from the coding sequence TTGAGTACGTTCGATCTGTTCGATGGCCTTGATGACCGCTCGCCCGAGCGCATAGCCGACGGCGCCTGGGTGTTGCCGGGCTTCGCCCTGCCCCGGGCCAGGGAGCTGCTTCGCGCCATAGAGCAGATTAGCCAGGCCGCGCCCTTCCGACACCAGACCACACCGGGGGGCTATCGCATGTCTGCGGCCATGACCAGCTGTGGCGGGCTTGGTTGGGTGACCGACCGTAGCGGGTATCGGTATTCGGAAACCGACCCTGTGACCGGATTGCACTGGCCGGCGCTGCCAGACGCGTTTCTACGCCTGGCAATCGAGGCTGCCGAGGCGGCAGGCTACCCGGCATTCGTACCCCAGGGATGCCTGATCAATCGCTACGAAACCGGTGCACGCATGTCGCTGCATCAGGACAAGGACGAAGAGCGTCTGGAGGCGCCAATCGTCTCCGTATCGCTGGGCGCGCCCATGACCTTCCTCTTCGGAGGACCCAACCGCACCGACCCTACCGCGCGCTATCGTTTGGAACATGGCGATGTGGTGGTGTGGGGCGGAGCGAGCCGACTGTTCTTCCACGGCGTAGCGCCGCTAGGCAAGCGGGCCGAGCATCCACTTACCGGTCCGGTTCGCTACAACCTCACGTTTCGGCGGGTGCGGTGA
- a CDS encoding methylated-DNA--[protein]-cysteine S-methyltransferase: protein MNSVPYSLYYRFGHCSMGGLMLAEADGHLHAILLGDDKASLLADLQQRFPNATLHEGDESMDLALQTALAYVDQPRGAFPLSKPLRLRGTALQCEVWHALSEVPAGSTISYAELARRIGRPRAVRAVAAACAANPLAIAVPCHRVLRSDGDISGYRWGVERKRQLLAREQELAAVIA, encoded by the coding sequence ATGAACAGCGTACCCTACTCGCTCTACTACCGCTTCGGTCACTGCTCCATGGGCGGGCTGATGCTCGCCGAGGCCGACGGCCATCTGCATGCCATCCTGCTGGGCGACGACAAGGCGAGCCTGTTGGCAGATCTGCAACAACGCTTTCCCAACGCAACGCTCCACGAGGGCGACGAATCAATGGATCTGGCGCTGCAGACAGCGCTGGCGTATGTCGATCAGCCGCGTGGCGCCTTCCCTCTCAGCAAGCCACTCCGCCTGCGGGGCACTGCCCTGCAGTGCGAGGTCTGGCACGCGTTGAGCGAGGTTCCGGCGGGGTCCACCATCAGTTACGCCGAGCTGGCCAGGCGTATTGGCCGGCCGCGCGCCGTTCGCGCGGTAGCCGCCGCCTGCGCTGCCAACCCGCTGGCAATCGCCGTCCCCTGCCACCGTGTGCTGCGTAGCGATGGGGATATCTCCGGCTATCGCTGGGGCGTCGAGCGCAAGCGTCAACTGCTGGCCCGCGAGCAGGAGCTCGCCGCCGTTATCGCTTGA
- a CDS encoding SDR family NAD(P)-dependent oxidoreductase, producing the protein MQRYSNKIALITGAGSGIGRATAKRLASEGASLMLVDRNEDGLQQTASELPQGTQVVTRAMDVSVESEVEQCVADTLARYGRIDVLCNNAGIAGGDYSTAPDQSLETWQKIIAVNLYGVMLFTKYVSRQMQEQNGGAIVNTASVAGIRSGAGGNAYSASKAGVINFTMTSACDLGQWNIRVNAVCPGLIETGMTAPVFDYARANNKEAKLGARCELRRYGRPEEIAAAIAFLASDDASYVTGQALAVDGGNTASLNLPGMKV; encoded by the coding sequence ATGCAACGCTACAGCAACAAGATTGCCCTGATCACTGGCGCCGGTAGCGGCATCGGCCGAGCCACTGCCAAGCGTCTGGCCAGCGAAGGCGCCAGCCTGATGCTGGTCGATCGCAACGAAGATGGTCTGCAGCAGACCGCCAGCGAACTGCCGCAGGGCACCCAGGTCGTGACCCGCGCGATGGATGTGTCGGTCGAGTCGGAGGTCGAGCAGTGCGTAGCCGATACGCTGGCCAGGTACGGCCGCATCGACGTGCTGTGCAACAATGCAGGCATCGCCGGCGGAGATTACAGCACCGCGCCTGACCAGAGCCTTGAAACCTGGCAGAAGATCATCGCGGTGAACCTGTACGGCGTCATGCTGTTCACCAAATACGTAAGCCGCCAGATGCAGGAACAGAACGGCGGCGCCATCGTCAATACGGCGTCCGTGGCCGGTATCCGCTCAGGCGCGGGCGGCAACGCCTACAGCGCATCCAAGGCCGGTGTGATCAACTTCACGATGACCTCGGCGTGCGATCTCGGCCAGTGGAACATTCGGGTCAACGCCGTCTGTCCCGGTCTTATCGAAACCGGCATGACTGCACCGGTATTCGACTATGCACGCGCCAACAACAAGGAAGCCAAGCTCGGGGCGCGCTGCGAGTTGCGTCGTTATGGTCGCCCGGAAGAAATCGCGGCCGCCATTGCGTTTCTCGCCAGCGACGATGCCAGCTACGTGACCGGCCAGGCCCTTGCGGTGGACGGCGGCAATACCGCATCGCTGAACCTGCCGGGCATGAAAGTCTGA
- the surE gene encoding 5'/3'-nucleotidase SurE, with translation MTKPIKRVLLTNDDGWRGPGMAIMEEIANQIAEEVWIIAPDLDQSGVSMSITLHSPLRVHHMGDNRLSISGTPSDCVLLAVGELMPELPDLVLSGVNAGANISDSVAYSGTIGGALTATLMGIPSIALSQAYHKGNDIPWDTARRYGPGVIRALLEKGWPTDCAMNVNFPAFAPDQVTGVATCRARAGSIGGINIECRHDTRDVPYFWLGFQRQTERITGLDTDVGALRAGRISISPLRFERDIASWQIDNDAVARSLGIDAQADHATGVDPSIDH, from the coding sequence ATGACTAAACCAATCAAACGTGTCCTGCTGACGAACGACGACGGCTGGCGCGGGCCCGGCATGGCCATCATGGAAGAAATTGCCAATCAGATCGCCGAGGAGGTGTGGATCATCGCGCCGGATCTGGATCAGAGCGGCGTCTCCATGTCGATCACCCTGCACTCGCCACTGCGCGTGCACCACATGGGCGACAACCGGCTGAGCATCAGCGGCACCCCCAGCGACTGCGTGTTGCTGGCGGTTGGCGAGCTGATGCCCGAGCTGCCCGATCTGGTGCTGTCAGGCGTCAACGCTGGCGCCAACATCAGCGACTCGGTGGCCTATTCCGGCACCATCGGTGGCGCGCTGACCGCCACCCTGATGGGGATTCCTTCCATAGCGCTGTCGCAGGCCTACCACAAGGGCAACGACATCCCCTGGGATACGGCACGACGTTATGGGCCGGGGGTAATCCGAGCTCTGCTGGAAAAGGGCTGGCCGACCGACTGCGCGATGAACGTCAACTTCCCTGCCTTCGCGCCGGACCAGGTCACCGGCGTGGCCACCTGCCGCGCACGCGCCGGCAGCATCGGCGGCATCAATATCGAGTGCCGGCATGACACCCGCGATGTGCCCTACTTCTGGCTCGGCTTTCAGCGCCAGACCGAGCGCATAACCGGGCTGGATACCGACGTTGGCGCCCTGCGCGCCGGACGTATCAGCATTTCCCCACTACGCTTCGAACGCGACATCGCGAGCTGGCAGATAGACAACGACGCCGTGGCCAGAAGCCTTGGCATCGACGCACAGGCGGACCATGCCACGGGCGTGGACCCGAGTATCGATCACTGA
- a CDS encoding phosphotransferase, with protein MSEATLIDVLPAHRFDEAKLTAYLKGRLPGVEHGMKVQQFQGGQSNPTYLVEIGDKRYVLRKKPPGKLLPSAHMVEREFQVINALGQTDVPVPTARLLCEDPEVIGTAFYIMDHVEGRVYSQPLLPDVEIEQRMPIHRSMIHTMAQLHNVDWKAVGLESYGKAEGYVPRQIKRWSGQFEASRTGDMPSMDALMAWLPENAPKDDHTTIAHGDFRMGNLILHPEQPSVVAILDWELATLGHPLSDLAYCCLPYHQPASAEGMRGMQGLDLKSRNIPEEQQVLDWYCEFTGRSEVPDWNFFLAFSLFRLAAIVQGVYHRALQGNASNADALEVGKRAGLLADIGWSIAQRK; from the coding sequence ATGAGCGAAGCCACCCTGATTGATGTGTTACCCGCGCACCGCTTTGACGAGGCGAAACTGACGGCGTACCTGAAAGGACGACTCCCGGGCGTCGAGCACGGCATGAAAGTGCAGCAGTTTCAGGGTGGGCAGTCCAACCCTACCTATCTGGTGGAGATTGGCGACAAGCGCTATGTCTTGCGCAAGAAGCCGCCGGGCAAGCTCCTGCCCTCGGCCCACATGGTCGAGCGCGAGTTTCAGGTGATCAACGCACTGGGCCAGACCGACGTCCCCGTCCCCACCGCGCGCCTGTTGTGCGAAGACCCTGAAGTGATCGGCACCGCGTTCTACATCATGGACCATGTCGAGGGTCGGGTGTATTCGCAGCCGCTGCTGCCGGATGTTGAGATCGAGCAGCGCATGCCGATCCACCGATCGATGATTCACACCATGGCCCAGCTGCATAACGTCGACTGGAAAGCTGTGGGCCTGGAAAGTTATGGCAAGGCCGAAGGCTACGTGCCACGGCAGATCAAGCGCTGGAGCGGGCAGTTCGAAGCCAGCCGCACCGGCGACATGCCGTCCATGGACGCGCTGATGGCCTGGCTGCCGGAAAACGCGCCCAAGGATGACCACACAACCATCGCCCACGGCGATTTCCGCATGGGCAACCTGATTCTTCATCCGGAACAGCCCAGCGTCGTGGCGATTCTCGACTGGGAACTGGCCACCCTCGGCCATCCCCTGTCCGATCTCGCCTACTGCTGTCTGCCCTATCACCAGCCGGCCAGTGCCGAGGGAATGCGCGGCATGCAGGGCCTGGATCTGAAGTCGCGCAATATTCCGGAAGAACAACAGGTGCTGGACTGGTACTGCGAATTCACCGGACGCAGCGAGGTGCCGGATTGGAACTTCTTCCTGGCCTTCTCGCTGTTTCGTCTGGCCGCCATTGTTCAGGGCGTTTACCACCGGGCGCTGCAGGGTAACGCGAGCAACGCCGATGCGCTGGAGGTGGGCAAGCGGGCTGGTCTGTTGGCTGACATCGGCTGGTCCATCGCCCAGCGCAAGTAA
- a CDS encoding SDR family NAD(P)-dependent oxidoreductase: MSSLFDLTGKVAVITGSTKGIGKAIAEEYAKAGAKVVISSRKADACEQVANELKEQGFDVLPVSCHVGDKAQLQNLVDKTLERWGRIDILVCNAATNPVYGPTHDVSDEAFDKIMGTNVKGTFWLCNMTIPHMVKQGGGSIVLLSSIAGIRASANIGVYGMSKAAEAGLARNLSLEWGPQNIRVNSIAPGLIRTDFAQALLDDPDRLKRVEEKLPLRRVGEPVDIAGVALFLGSAAGAYVTGQTIVADGGDTIT, encoded by the coding sequence ATGAGCAGTCTGTTTGATCTGACCGGCAAGGTCGCCGTCATCACCGGCTCTACCAAAGGTATTGGCAAGGCCATCGCTGAAGAATATGCCAAGGCCGGCGCCAAGGTGGTTATCTCCAGCCGCAAGGCCGATGCCTGCGAGCAGGTCGCCAACGAATTGAAAGAGCAGGGATTCGATGTTCTGCCCGTCTCCTGCCACGTGGGCGACAAGGCGCAATTGCAAAACCTGGTCGACAAGACTCTGGAGAGGTGGGGTCGCATCGATATTCTGGTCTGCAATGCGGCGACCAACCCGGTGTACGGTCCGACGCACGATGTCAGCGACGAAGCCTTCGACAAGATCATGGGTACCAACGTCAAGGGCACCTTCTGGCTGTGCAACATGACGATCCCGCACATGGTCAAACAGGGCGGTGGTTCCATCGTGCTGCTGTCGAGCATCGCCGGCATTCGTGCGAGCGCCAACATCGGTGTTTACGGGATGTCCAAGGCTGCCGAGGCAGGCCTGGCGCGCAACCTGTCGCTGGAGTGGGGGCCGCAGAACATCCGGGTCAACTCCATCGCACCGGGACTGATCCGCACCGACTTTGCCCAGGCACTGCTGGATGATCCGGATCGTCTCAAGCGGGTGGAAGAAAAGCTGCCGCTGCGCCGCGTTGGCGAGCCGGTGGATATTGCTGGTGTCGCGCTGTTCCTTGGTTCGGCTGCAGGTGCGTATGTGACGGGCCAGACCATCGTTGCCGATGGTGGCGATACCATCACCTGA
- a CDS encoding acyl-CoA dehydrogenase family protein, with the protein MFELSPRIKDLKQQVEAFMDEHIYPNEGTFYEQVKQNKWGHPPILEELKKKAKSQGLWNMFLPHSERGAGLSNEEYAHICEILGRVSFAGEVFNCNAPDTGNMETIERYGNEEQKEQWLKPLLAGEIRSCFSMTEPDVASSDATNIECEIRREGDEYVINGTKWWSSGAMNEHCKIAIVMGKTDPNAPKHLQQSMILVPLDAPGVTIVRDLHVFGYDHAPHGHAEIRYENVRVPASNILLGEGRGFEIAQGRLGPGRIHHCMRAIGQAERALEAMCRRAAERVAFGKPLYRLGSVPEAIAKSRCEIDQARLLTLHAARSMDLHGNKVARQQIAMIKAVAPTMLCNVIDRAIQIHGAKGVCQDTFLASAYAKARTLRLADGPDEVHLNTIAKLEMGRYL; encoded by the coding sequence ATGTTCGAACTCAGCCCCCGTATCAAGGACCTCAAGCAGCAAGTCGAAGCCTTCATGGACGAGCACATCTATCCAAATGAAGGCACCTTCTACGAGCAGGTCAAGCAGAACAAGTGGGGCCACCCGCCGATCCTCGAAGAGCTGAAGAAAAAGGCAAAAAGCCAGGGCCTGTGGAACATGTTCCTGCCGCATTCCGAGCGCGGCGCCGGCCTGTCCAACGAGGAATACGCGCACATCTGCGAGATCCTCGGTCGCGTCTCCTTCGCCGGTGAAGTGTTCAACTGCAACGCGCCGGACACCGGCAATATGGAAACCATCGAACGCTATGGCAACGAAGAGCAGAAGGAGCAATGGCTCAAGCCGCTGCTGGCCGGCGAGATCCGTTCGTGCTTCTCGATGACCGAGCCTGACGTTGCCTCGTCCGACGCTACCAACATCGAGTGCGAGATTCGCCGTGAAGGCGACGAGTACGTGATCAACGGCACCAAGTGGTGGTCCTCGGGAGCCATGAACGAGCACTGCAAGATCGCCATCGTCATGGGCAAGACCGATCCGAATGCGCCCAAGCACCTGCAGCAGAGCATGATCCTGGTCCCGCTGGATGCGCCGGGTGTGACCATCGTGCGTGACCTGCATGTATTCGGTTACGACCATGCACCGCACGGCCACGCCGAGATTCGCTACGAGAACGTGCGCGTACCCGCCTCCAACATTCTGCTGGGTGAAGGCCGCGGCTTCGAGATCGCCCAGGGCCGCCTCGGGCCAGGCCGTATCCACCACTGCATGCGCGCCATCGGCCAGGCCGAACGCGCACTGGAAGCCATGTGCCGCCGCGCCGCCGAGCGTGTTGCCTTCGGCAAGCCGCTGTACCGTCTGGGTAGCGTGCCCGAAGCGATTGCCAAGTCGCGTTGCGAAATCGATCAGGCTCGCCTGCTGACCCTGCACGCGGCTCGCAGCATGGACCTGCATGGCAACAAGGTTGCACGCCAGCAGATCGCCATGATCAAGGCCGTCGCGCCGACCATGCTGTGCAACGTGATCGACCGCGCCATCCAGATCCACGGCGCCAAGGGTGTGTGCCAGGATACGTTCCTCGCCTCCGCCTACGCCAAGGCCCGCACCCTGCGCCTGGCTGACGGCCCGGACGAGGTTCACCTGAACACCATCGCCAAGCTGGAGATGGGTCGGTATTTGTAA
- a CDS encoding TIGR04282 family arsenosugar biosynthesis glycosyltransferase: protein MSRPLLIFAKAPVAGTVKTRLIPELGAEGARDLYIELFDRTLAQTAAWPGQRVLYCAPDTDAPLFAEAARRYPLTLRVQRGADLGARMQAAFEEHPAGALLIGTDCPELQIQHLQQAERALTDHDVAILPSEDGGYVLIGQRQTHPAPFHDMTWSHDQVLNDSRQRLEEAGLSLWTGPTLWDVDEPIDLARYRAVREADGAGPTV, encoded by the coding sequence ATGAGCCGCCCGCTGTTGATATTCGCCAAGGCGCCAGTCGCCGGAACCGTCAAGACCCGACTGATACCGGAGCTGGGCGCGGAGGGCGCGCGGGACTTGTACATCGAGCTGTTTGACAGAACCCTGGCCCAGACCGCGGCCTGGCCGGGCCAGCGTGTTCTCTACTGCGCCCCGGACACTGACGCGCCATTGTTTGCCGAGGCAGCGAGGCGCTACCCGCTTACGCTGCGCGTGCAGCGTGGAGCCGATCTGGGCGCGCGCATGCAGGCGGCTTTCGAAGAGCACCCCGCTGGCGCCTTGCTGATCGGCACCGACTGCCCGGAGCTACAGATACAACATCTGCAACAGGCCGAGCGGGCCCTGACCGATCATGACGTCGCGATACTGCCCAGTGAAGACGGCGGCTACGTACTGATCGGCCAGCGCCAGACCCATCCTGCACCGTTTCATGACATGACCTGGAGTCATGATCAGGTGCTGAACGATAGCCGGCAGCGGCTGGAAGAGGCCGGGTTGTCGCTATGGACAGGGCCCACGCTCTGGGATGTCGACGAGCCGATTGATCTGGCCCGATATCGTGCGGTGCGCGAGGCAGATGGCGCAGGGCCTACCGTCTGA
- a CDS encoding TIGR04283 family arsenosugar biosynthesis glycosyltransferase — MRLSVIIPTLNEQDTLQRTLSGLQHWRDDVEIIVVDGGSTDRTRDIAAPLVDHLRVTAPGRARQMNAGAELATGDALLFLHADTLLPSGFLALIRQALADETHLWGRFDLCFEPRNRRLDLVAWMINKRSRVTRICTGDQGIFMLTQVFRDFGGFRNIPLMEDIQFTRRLRYLTPPACLDAKVVTSSRRWIEKGIGRTIVLMWWLRLLYWLGVSPDRLVRLYYPGRSEQT; from the coding sequence TTGAGGCTGTCGGTGATCATTCCTACGCTGAACGAGCAGGATACGCTGCAACGCACCCTGAGCGGGCTCCAGCATTGGCGTGACGATGTTGAAATTATCGTGGTCGACGGCGGCAGTACCGACCGGACGCGCGACATCGCCGCGCCGCTCGTCGATCATCTGCGCGTCACCGCACCCGGTCGGGCGCGTCAGATGAACGCCGGCGCTGAACTCGCGACCGGTGACGCCCTGCTCTTTCTCCACGCGGATACGCTGTTACCATCCGGCTTCCTCGCGCTCATACGCCAGGCTCTGGCTGATGAAACACACCTGTGGGGCCGGTTCGATCTGTGCTTCGAGCCGCGCAATCGACGGCTGGATCTGGTCGCCTGGATGATCAACAAACGCTCTCGAGTCACGCGTATCTGCACCGGTGACCAGGGCATCTTCATGCTCACTCAGGTGTTCCGCGACTTCGGAGGCTTCCGCAACATCCCCCTGATGGAAGACATCCAGTTCACACGCAGGCTGCGCTACCTGACCCCGCCTGCGTGCCTGGACGCGAAGGTGGTGACCTCGAGCCGGCGGTGGATCGAGAAAGGCATTGGCCGCACCATCGTACTGATGTGGTGGCTGCGACTGCTCTATTGGCTGGGCGTTTCGCCCGACCGCCTCGTGCGGCTCTACTATCCCGGCCGATCGGAGCAGACATGA